In Lagopus muta isolate bLagMut1 chromosome 6, bLagMut1 primary, whole genome shotgun sequence, one DNA window encodes the following:
- the NDUFS8 gene encoding NADH dehydrogenase [ubiquinone] iron-sulfur protein 8, mitochondrial, with product MAALRFLHRAARAGPPVPPLCYLRALSTTTPRECYKYVNIQEPAMDMKSITDRAAQTLLWTELFRGLAMTLSYLFREPATINYPFEKGPLSPRFRGEHALRRYPSGEERCIACKLCEAVCPAQAITIEAEPRADGSRRTTRYDIDMTKCIYCGFCQEACPVDAIVEGPNFEFSTETHEELLYNKEKLLNNGDKWEAEIAANIQADYLYR from the exons ATGGCAGCGCTACGCTTCTTGCACCGGGCTGCCCGGGCAG GTCCGCCTGTTCCCCCCTTGTGCTACCTGCGGGCACTCAGCACTACCACCCCCCGGGAGTGCTACA AGTATGTCAACATCCAGGAGCCGGCTATGGACATGAAGTCCATCACCGACCGTGCTGCGCAGACCCTGCTGTGGACAGAGCTCTTCCGAG GGCTGGCCATGACACTGAGCTACCTGTTCCGGGAGCCGGCCACCATCAATTATCCCTTTGAGAAGGGTCCTCTGAGCCCACGCTTCCGTGGGGAGCACGCGCTGCGCCGCTACCCGTCGGGCGAGGAGCGCTGCATCGCCTGCAAGCTCTGTGAGGCCGTCTGCCCCGCACAG GCCATCACCATCGAGGCTGAGCCCAGGGCGGACGGCAGCCGCCGCACCACGCGCTACGACATCGACATGACCAAGTGCATCTACTGTGGCTTCTGCCAGGAGGCTTGCCCTGTGGACGCCATCGTGGAG GGTCCCAACTTTGAGTTCTCGACGGAGACGCACGAGGAGTTGCTGTACAACAAGGAGAAGCTGCTCAACAACGGCGACAAGTGGGAGGCTGAGATTGCGGCCAACATCCAGGCTGATTACCTGTACCGGTGA
- the TCIRG1 gene encoding V-type proton ATPase 116 kDa subunit a 3, which produces MGSLFRSEEVCLAQLFLHSASAYSCVSELGERGLLEFRDLNPHVSAFQRRFVGEVRRCEEMEKTFTFLQQELQGAGRVLGPCTENPPAPVAREALRVQEQSEQLARELREVSRNRAALRGRLQDLRQYLHVLREGQRLTSMPGPPGSPTSSRAFSEHEPLLDPSVQHHLDRKINFVTGVIHPWRVSAFERLLWRACRGYLVASFVEMPEPLEDPNTGENVTWVIFLISYWGEQIGQKIHKISDCFHCHVYPYPESEASRADTLNGLVSQIQDLSVVLEETEQYLAQVLDKVVLALPSWKVQVQKMKAIYLVLNQCSLDVTEKCLIAEVWCPVQDLTQVQEALRQGSYKSGSSVECFVQRIPTLESPPTLIRTNKFTAGFQSIVDAYGVASYQEVNPAPYAIITFPFIFAIMFGDVGHGLLMFLFALWMVLFENSPSLQQGSNEIWQMFFKGRYLILLMGAFSIYTGFIYNECFSKATVIFPSAWSVATMANHSSWSSAYLATHQSLTLDPNVTGVFQGPYPFGIDPIWSLATNHLNFLNSFKMKMSVVLGIVHMGFGVLLGIFNHVHFRQWHRLVLELLPEVVFLLALFGYLVFLIFYKWVKFSAADSQVAPSILIHFIDMFLFTSNADNLPLYRGQVPVQMVLVVLALVSVPVLLLGTPLYLYNQQHRRRVNSIPPAATVEQEPLLEGQEAGNSVNATKEDVESGGHGPDAKHMDFSEVFMHQAIHTIEYCLGCISNTASYLRLWALSLAHAQLSEVLWTMVMRNGFVGLSYVGGVVLVPVFAAFAVLTMAILLVMEGLSAFLHALRLHWVEFQNKFYVGAGYKLCPFTFSPDPWE; this is translated from the exons ATGGGGTCCCTGTTCCGCAGTGAGGAGGTCTGCCTGGCGCAGCTCTTCCTGCACTCGGCCTCGGCGTACAGCTGTGTCAGTGAGCTGGGCGAGAGGGggctgctggagttcagggaT CTGAACCCCCACGTGAGCGCCTTCCAGCGGCGCTTTGTGGGCGAGGTGCGGCGCTGCGAGGAGATGGAGAAGACCTTCA ccttcctgcagcaggagctgcagggggcTGGGCGAGTGCTGGGGCCGTGCACCGAAAACCCTCCAGCACCCGTGGCCCGCGAGGCTCTACGAGTTCAGGAGCAATCAGAGCAGCTGGCGAGGGAGCTGCGCGAGGTCAGCCGCAACCGCGCTGCCCTGCGAGGGCGCCTGCAGGACCTGCGCCAATACCTGCACGTCCTGCGTGAAGGCCAGCGCCTCACAAGCATGCCG GGCCCCCCTGGTTCGCCGACATCAAGCCGGGCGTTCTCTGAGCACGAGCCGCTGCTCGACCCCTCTGTGCAGCACCACCTTGACCGCAAGATCAA CTTTGTGACTGGTGTCATCCACCCGTGGAGAGTGAGTGCCTTTGAACGGCTGCTGTGGCGAGCCTGCCGTGGCTACCTGGTGGCCAGTTTTGTGGAGATGCCTGAGCCCCTGGAGGACCCAAACACG GGTGAGAATGTCACCTGGGTCATCTTCCTCATCTCCTACTGGGGAGAGCAGATCGGGCAGAAGATCCACAAGATCTCAGACTG CTTCCACTGCCATGTGTACCCCTACCCAGAGAGCGAGGCCAGCCGGGCTGACACGCTGAATGGGCTGGTCAGCCAGATCCAGGACCTCAGTGTG GTGCTGGAGGAGACAGAGCAGTACCTGGCACAGGTGCTGGACAAggtggtgctggcactgccctcCTGGAAGGTGCAGGTGCAGAAGATGAAGGCCATCTACCTCGTCCTCAACCAGTGCAGCTTGGATGTCACCGAGAAGTGCCTCATTGCTGAGGTCTGGTGTCCCGTGCAGGACCTTACCCAGGTGCAGGAAGCCCTGCGCCAAGGATCG TACAAGAGTGGCTCAAGTGTGGAGTGCTTCGTGCAGAGGATCCCCACCTTGGAGAGCCCCCCAACTCTCATCCGCACCAACAAGTTCACTGCTGGCTTCCAGAGCATCGTGGATGCCTATGGGGTGGCCAGCTACCAGGAGGTGAACCCTG CCCCCTATGCCATCATCACGTTCCCCTTCATCTTTGCCATCATGTTTGGGGATGTGGGGCATGGGCTACTCATGTTCCTCTTCGCCCTCTGGATGGTGCTGTTTGAGAacagccccagcctgcagcagggcagcaacGAG ATCTGGCAGATGTTCTTCAAGGGACGCTACCTCATCCTGCTCATGGGGGCCTTTTCCATCTACACCGGCTTCATCTACAATGAGTGCTTCAGCAAAGCCACTGTCATCTTCCCCTCAGCCTGGAGCGTGGCCACCATGGCCAACCACTCCTCCTGGAG ctctgcctaCCTCGCCACCCACCAATCCCTCACCCTGGACCCCAATGTCACTGGTGTGTTCCAAGGGCCCTATCCTTTTGGCATTGACCCG ATCTGGAGCTTAGCCACCAACCACCTCAACTTCCTCAACTCCTTCAAAATGAAGATGTCAGTGGTGCTGGGCATCGTGCACATGGGTTTCGGCGTGCTGCTAGGCATCTTCAACCACGT GCACTTCCGACAGTGGCACCGGCTGGTGCTGGAGCTCCTACCTGAGGTGGTCTTCTTGCTGGCCCTCTTTGGCTACCTCGTCTTCCTCATCTTCTACAAGTGGGTCAAGTTCAGCGCCGCCGACTCCCAGGTGGCTCCCAGCATCCTCATCCACTTCATCGATATGTTCCTCTTCACCTCCAATGCTGACAACCTCCCGCTCTACCGGGGACAG GTGCCGGTGCAGatggtgctggtggtgctggcacTGGTGTCGGTGCCTGTCCTGCTCCTGGGGACACCCCTATATTTGTACAACCAGCAGCACAGGCGGAGGGTGAACTCAATCCCG cctgcagccacGGTGGAGCAAGAGCCACTGCTGGAAGGGCAGGAGGCTGGCAACTCTGTCAATGCCACCAAGGAAGATGTGGAGAGTGGGGGGCACGGCCCTGACGCCAAG cacaTGGACTTCTCCGAGGTCTTCATGCATCAGGCCATCCACACCATCGAGTActgcctgggctgcatctcCAACACCGCGTCCTACCTGCGGCTCTGGGCGCTCAGCCTTGCCCATGCAC AGCTCTCTGAGGTGCTGTGGACCATGGTGATGCGAAATGGCTTTGTGGGGCTGAGCTACGTTGGTGGTGTCGTGCTGGTGCCCGTCTTTGCCGCCTTCGCCGTGCTGACCATGGCCATCCTGCTGGTGATGGAGGGGCTCTCCGCCTTCCTGCATGCCCTTCGCCTGCACTG GGTGGAGTTTCAGAATAAGTTTTACGTGGGTGCTGGCTACAAGCTGTGCCCCTTCACCTTCTCGCCCGATCCCTGGGAGTAA
- the TBX10 gene encoding T-box transcription factor TBX10: MAAFLAIPSEGLPAGNAPGWACEGPGASGKNRRVCHAMARLEMGNLWEEFNRLGTEMIVTKAGRRMFPTFQVKLSGLDPLADYVLLMDFVPLDDKRYRYAFHSSSWLVAGRADPAAPGRVHFHPDSPAKGAQWMRQIVSFDKLKLTNNLLDDNGHIILNSMHRYQPRFHVVLVDPRRDSERFAHQNFKSFSFPETQFMAVTAYQNHRITQLKIASNPFAKGFRDGEPEPWCGATLSLPQATTQNKGLSASHFQPLPYPPHSVYVGAKPRASPYPLPALQPDGFGYGQQ; the protein is encoded by the exons ATGGCAG CCTTCCTGGCCATTCCCAGTGAGGGCCTCCCTGCAGGCAATGCTCCTGGGTGGGCATGTGAGGGGCCAGGGGCCAGTGGCAAGAACCGCCGCGTGTGCCATGCCATGGCACGGCTGGAGATGGGCAACCTCTGGGAGGAATTCAACCGTCTGGGCACCGAGATGATCGTcaccaaggcaggcag GAGGATGTTCCCCACCTTCCAGGTGAAGCTGTCAGGGTTGGACCCATTGGCCGACTACGTTCTGCTGATGGACTTCGTGCCGTTGGATGACAAGAGATACCG GTACGCCTTCCACAGCTCGTCCTGGCTAGTGGCTGGCCGTGCTgacccagcagctcctggccgTGTCCACTTCCACCCTGACTCACCAGCCAAGGGTGCGCAGTGGATGCGGCAGATCGTCTCCTTTGACAAGCTCAAGCTCACCAACAACCTCCTGGATGACAATGGCCAC ATCATCCTCAACTCCATGCACCGCTACCAGCCCCGCTTTCACGTGGTGCTGGTGGACCCCCGGCGTGACAGCGAACGCTTTGCCCACCAGAACTTCAAGTCCTTCAGCTTCCCAGAGACCCAATTCATGGCAGTGACGGCATACCAGAACCACCGG atcaCCCAGCTAAAGATCGCCAGCAACCCCTTTGCCAAAGGGTTTCGGGACGGCGAGCCTGAGCCCTG GTGTGGCGCCACGCTGTCCCTCCCCCAGGCCACCACGCAGAACAAAG GTTTATCTGCATCCCACTTCCAACCTCTCCCCTACCCACCCCACAGTGTCTATGTGGGGGCCAAGCCCCGTGCCAGCCCCtaccccctccctgccctgcagccagaTGGCTTTGGCTATGGGCAGCAGTGA